In one window of Salvelinus fontinalis isolate EN_2023a unplaced genomic scaffold, ASM2944872v1 scaffold_2120, whole genome shotgun sequence DNA:
- the LOC129850579 gene encoding uncharacterized protein LOC129850579 has protein sequence MELRAIEEVVDELVMERELRESEESGSETPSSSHEESGETDRSWNNQVEEEKGEPAAPSAPESWTTVRERRKCSVKRKQMSPVSPLIRMEATEKSALGGNRFSCFESGKSEEKSEGNPRSAEETLLSLSGSSIDSSGLARSGVPAPTQMEGEHEEEERVFPTPIFVDSPPAGDHRFPDRPPNEELYLKGVTLAGDHQGHL, from the exons ATGGAACTACGCGCTATTGAGGAGGTTGTGGATGagctggtgatggagagagaactgCGAGAGTCTGAGGAGAGCGGGAGTGAGACGCCATCATCATCTCACGAGGAGAGCGGAGAGACCGACAGGAGTTGGAACAAccaagtggaggaggagaagggagagcccGCCGCGCCCTCGGCTCCGGAGAGCTGGACaacggtgagagagaggaggaagtgctCGGTGAAAAGGAAGCAGATGAGCCCTGTTTCCCCACTCATCCGCATGGAGGCGACTGAGAAGTCCGCCCTGGGCGGGAATCGCTTCAGCTGCTTTGAAAGCGGGAAGTCTGAGGAGAAAAGCGAGGGAAACCCGCGCAGCGCAGAGGAGACTCTGCTTTCCCTGTCAGGCAGCTCCATCGACAGCAGCGGTCTGGCACGAAGCGGTGTTCCAGCACCCACACAGATGGAGGGGGAGcatgaggaggaggaaagggttTTCCCGACCCCGATCTTTGTGGACAGTCCTCCCGCTGGGGACCACCGTTTCCCGGATAGGCCTCCTAACGAGGAACTGTATTTAAA GGGCGTAACATTAGCAGGAGACCACCAGGGACATCTATGA